The DNA region gaaaaaaagtgagaaaaacaGTGCATTTGCATCACAATCTTCGGCATTGTCGTCCGTAAGCAACCTGGTAATAGCTtcatgcttcttcttcttcatgtgggtGTTCTTCATGTGGGTCTTCTCTAGCGTTTGGGTTTTCTCTAGTGTGTGGGTCTTCTCTAGCATGTGGGTTTTTGTGATTTCTTTGGTCTTGTACGCACGTATCATTTGACTAAaaactctaatttttttcttttatttcgtTGGATCCTTTGCATATATGTGTATGTAAATTACCACAACTTTGAGAGGGCTGCTTTTCTAGCGTTCTTTTTGAGTACCTCAATCATCTACATGATAAatgcattacaaatttacaCCCAAAGCCATATAAAACAGAGTATCCAAATTAACAAAACCATTCCATTAAAATGACAATACGATTCAAGTTTTTGTCAAAATTTGGGTTCTGGGTTAAAGTTCCAGCAACTTTCCCATCTTCTTTGGCActattcaaatgaaaaataatattactaataataatagtggtgaaaataatattaataaaagttGTGAATGACTTTGAGTTTGAAGGGAATAATGATTTGGTTTCTTATCTATAGCTTCTAATCTTTGAAGCTCCAACTTTTGAGGTTTGTGGCCATCGTGAGGCACTTACAAAATCACAAGTCTGGGCTTGaaggggaaaagaaaataaatgaagaaaatcttgtttttcctTGATGAGTATATATCATTAAGATTTTTTCTAGATATTACACATGCACTTACTTTTCTGTTTACTTTGGTTTATTGAAGGGAATGGTGGGGTTTGAGTTTTCTTAACTGTACAGAGCTGCTACCTATTGTGTTATAATTCCTAGAATCTTGAACATTTTGGtaatgaataattattttttacttataaaacttTGGAGTCTATACCAGCTTgaacattttattttagtttaaatttgtGTGAATGAGAAATGAGATAGATTTGATGAATATAGAAAAATTGGAACCTATACCAgtttgtttgattttattttattttaaatttatgggAATGGATATGAGATGTATTTGATGGATGATATcttatttatgaatatatacTGAGCTCCCCATGGTATTTGAAGAATTGATTTGCATATTGGTGATGCAAAAAGACTTcacatcatattttaaaatccaTGCTTTGAGGCCAGCCCCTACCTTATTTAAATAAGCAtagattacataattattatagagctgcaatattaaaaatgatacaCACTTTAGAAGAAGATATTAGCAACATACAGAGTTTTAAGAAGCACGAGGTGTTTTAAAACTGATCAAAGACAACCTTTAATACAGCATACCACTTTGTTAAGTGTTGCAGACAAATCTTGGCTTACGCTTAACAATTTATGGACTTGCTGTGAGCTTCTGCCAAACCCAGTTTGTTTGTGGGAGTGgagaaatatttgttttttgttggtTGGGTTTGGAAAGGGTTAGAAATGACACCTGCTGAAGAGGATATGACATCCAGCAGTATCTTGTTAAATATTACACCTATTGGCCATGTCCACACCTTCATTGTAAATCCTAAGTTTGAAGGGTAAGTGCATCTGAAATAGACAGTTGGAGAAACGTTTGCTCCCATTCAGCTTACTTGACAATTGAAAGTAGTGGCTGTACCTAGTTTACTAGAATCCTATCACTGAACCTTAGAACCCAAGTCTTGCCCTTGTTTTGGGTAAAAACTGTTTCATGAGCCTGGCATTCCTTGAGAGCATATACCTGGTGAACAAAAGACTCCTCTCATTCTATTGCTATGATCACCTTTATATGTAGTTGGCCTTTTTCTTTTGCACTCGTAGCATATTTTAACTGCAAATATAGCTTGATAAATATCTATCTGTAGTTTCTGGAATTATTGATAATAATTGTACTGCTTGATAACTACAATTATTTGTAGTTTCTATAAATAAGCCTTGATAAATATCCCTTGCAAGCATCCTCGAGCCcaacaaattattttaatagtaCTTTCTAGAATAACCTCATATAGAAGATGGGCTCCTTCACTAGgagattatattttttataggcATACTTGACTTTCTGTGCATGAACAGACTtgttagttttatcaatttcccCTTAATAGCATGGGAAATgcattcattttcatttgcagagaaaaagaaatgctatatttttataacaaatgCTATATTGGAGAGAAATGCAGAGAAATGCTATATTTTTAACAGCATTTCATTTGCAGAGGAATgctatattttcaataaaagaaattgcctcGCTCAACATGATTTATAACAAATGCTATATTggagagaaaaagaagtcaACCAACCACATGCTTTTATCATAAATGCTTGATTGAATCATTAAAGCAgttatagtttttatatattttcctctttatttattgatttaatGATACATCTCTACTTACCTCCTTATTTATAGttagtttttataaatatctttttgtGTGACAGTCAAAATATTCTCCACAGCTGAGGAGATGCACATCACTGCTGCAAACAGAGCAACAGGCGTATATGGTGCAAAAACCAAAGCAAAGTTGAATCCCACAGAATTTGCATGAATAAGGTAATATTTACGAGTCAGAGGTTTTACACTCCAACTGTTGATGCTGCCCATCTATCATGCTTATTTGTCTCTTGAGTTTAGGTAGATAAGCTTGTACCCAATACAATCAGAGTAAAAACAAATGTACCATGAACTTGGCTTCTacatttttcccaaaaaataaaataaaaaaatatatctaaattaacATTTTTCAATGAAAAACTGTCAATGACAAACTTGCCTAAAGCACCATAATGTGCTTTCCACTCAAAGAGAATACATACACACTTTCAGATTCTTCCATATCTCTATAAACACAAAAGCCATCCCACCATCATTCTAAAAGAATACATACACACTTTCAAAAGTATATGCATAGTATGTGTTGATGCAAAGTCTATTAGATATGACTTCTTAATAACTGTTATTAATTTAGTTAGATGCAGGAGTATTGTCTGTGGAGCTTCTACTGGTTATTTTTGAATGGAGCTTGGAAGAAATCACAGACTGGCAATACCTAGTTTTTGATAGGTTTTGTAACTATTTTTGTAAGAAGAAAACTTAGTGGTTGCTAtagtttttgtaattatttttgtaggaaGAAATAGTGGTTAtagtttttgtaattatttttgtgagaAGAAATATTGGTTGTTAtggtttttgtaattatttttttgggaaGAAATATTGGTTGTTATGGTTTTTGTAATTACTTTTGGGGGAAGAAATATTGGTGATTAtagtttttgtaattatttttgcaaGTTGAAATCTGGCAAGTAATATACGGTTTGAGTAGGATGATTTCCAGTGGTGACTTTAGTATAACCTGCCATATTTACATGCCAAAGAAATTGCTCCAGTTTGACAGCCATATCTTCTtgcctaatttttattttttgcctttTATGATAAGTAAGAAGCTGTTGGTTTTTTCCCCCTTGCTTCTAGGGACTGACTACAAGATTAAAGTTTGGAACTACAAGTTGCACAGGTGTCTTTTCACCCTTCTTGGACATCTAGATTATATTCGCACAGTGCAATTTCACCATGAATACCCATGGATCGTGAGTGCCAGTGATGGTCAGACTATTGGTATTTGGAATTGAAAGTCACGCACTTGTATATCTGTTATGCACTTCCAATATTATTCTAACCAAGTCCAATCAAAACTACCATCGTCGGTGAAATTGGACCCAAAAATTCAAATCGTAAGAGACGGCTTTAAAAATCTTGATTTAAAATCTTGAAGACAGGCGCCTGATGAAAACTGGCACTAATTTGAGAAATTACAACTACAAGTCGCTAATGTTTCAATAGTTTTGAGCAACACCAGTCACTCTACAACAACAGCTAAAGATTTTAGTACAATGAAAACTTCTATAAAAaccaaatatattcaaatttcTGCCTACAGGTCTTGACGTTACATCAAAGCTTACAAAAACATATTCCCCGGAAAGTTCTGTGTATTTAATAAAGCAAATTGTGTACACACATTACAGTTCTAATTTTGCTACACATTTTCCATATCAACGTGAACTGAATATAACCAACCGAAGAAAAAAAGTAGGATGACCACTAGAACCATCGAATATCTTTAGGTGGCTTAAAATTAACGGGATGAGTTTCTGGTGTGGCATTCTCATCTTCCTTCCACATTTTAATTGTCTTGTCAGCCTCACAAGTAACAAGCCTTGAACCAATTAAGTCGTAGCATGTAGCATAGATTCCAGCTTCACTATCCAATGAGCCTGCAAGGAAGAACTTAAACACTCATTAAACTGGACTCCTCTTAGAGtaaaccacccccccccccccccccccccaaaaaaaaagaataaacaatACATACCAGGTTGTACAATTGTTTGGGCTTGCTGAAAATTGTGATCACTCTTCCAATCCCAGAACCAAAGACTGCCATTGTcaccttatataaacaaaacgagaaaagattaaaaatattatttccataAACCTCATCGACTTCAGTGTGGAAATACAAGAACCCAATGTTTCCAAAAagagaaaacagaaaaataaaatagaagaaaataagCATGAGAAAGTAAATAGTAGAAAGGGTGCCAAGACACCAGGCACCCAAAAGTCTTTCTTCACATGTTCCTTCAATAGAAGATAATTCACCACCAAATTTATCAAATCCCATACCTCCTGTGGCCAACACACCCACCTCATTGATAGCCACATTGCATTGATTATAGTTTTTTGTTGGGAGCTGGATAAATAAACCACCACtaacaaaatcaaaatatcagtTTATCACTAGACTTGGTAAGTACACTACGTGGATGCTTAGAGTGTACTTTAAAAGTGATTATTAAAAGATTCCAGCTCAAGTCAATatgaaaggaataaaaaaaataaacatagaaGTATATGTGCAAAACAATGGCTGCATCATTAATTTTGCCTCTTCCCAACAAGAGGGAAAATTCCATAtagttattattaattattttgcaGCTTTCACTTGGCTGCCTCAGACTATCATCACAAATCAGAATCACAATCTCACTTGGTTATCCCAAGAAAATCTTACGAATATCACTCCTATTAAGAAatagaatattttttacaaGACAGGCAGAATATTAACATTAAaggggaaggaaagaaaaatgtcTGCAActttacataaaagaaaagcTAGCTGAGAACTCACAGCATGTTATGTAAGAATTCCCCTTTCGGGAGGTTAAATTTCTTAATGTTGTCAGCTGAAGCAGACGTAAAACAATTCCTGGGAAGAAGACGGCACAATAGTTGATATGTTTTTTAGCAAAAGCATGACACTAAAACCACAACTCTATTATTTAACTTATTTCACaagtaacaaataaaaatataggtATAGGCACATACTCTTTAGGATGCGGTGCCATTGCTCGCACCAACTTTTTATGGTGAGTGAGAGTAAGCATTGTTTTTCCTGCCAGGCAACAGTTTATATGCGGTTCATATGGAAAAAGCTGGGAaatagaaaattcaaaaaagaaaaatgactaattctatttttgtttttttaaaaaaaaatgaaatcaatcaCTAAAACACAATTACCGAATCTGAGGTCCCAAAACTTGATGGTTGAGTCATGAGAGCCAGTAACAACTTTGGATCCtgaaaaaaatgagaaacatattcaaatatatCACCAAAGTCCCCACACGGATTGATGTGCAAATGCATATAAAATTAACAACAAAAAGCCCTGAACCAGCATTTGGTAACATCCACACAAACTAATAGACAAAACCAAGATATTTAAGTTAACGTTTGAATAACCTCTCAAAGGTGTCAACCAGAGAGGGGTTAGGAACTGAATAAtagagttattattattattttatttattttttatttttatcggtaaacaagAAGGAACTGATGAATACAGTTAATCCAATTCACACAAAGCGATGGATTTTTCAATTCTTAAGATTCGTATCTTCGTAATCTGAAAATTGAAATGCATTCATTCCGATAGGAATTATTTATATCCTACCAGTTGAGACATATATAACAGACAGGTTATACTCTCAATCGAAACAATGATGAAAAATCGACAGATTATAATGGTATAAAGATCGCCGCAGATTGTTGAtacataaataatcaactgaccACAGTGCACTTAGTTGGATCGCTGTAGATCAGAAATCAGAAATGACATgataaacagaaaaagaaaaatgaatctgCACAAGAACCGTGTTTAAATCCCGACAATGCTAATGCTATTACTAACCTACTGAACTCAAAGACGAAGCCCACAAAACACCTTTTCAGAAAAGGACCAAAACTTTCAGTTACTCAGTCAGGACACCACATAAAGCAAATGAgagatttaaacaaaaaaaaaaaaaaaatgaaagaaagaaagggtaAAACTTGGCCCTTATGCCTGATTATAGTATTAGACa from Carya illinoinensis cultivar Pawnee chromosome 6, C.illinoinensisPawnee_v1, whole genome shotgun sequence includes:
- the LOC122314316 gene encoding protein pleiotropic regulatory locus 1-like, with the protein product MQSGLANAMQTTLTWKKVWDICSKAQIFALTGHDNTICSVFTRPVDPKLLLALMTQPSSFGTSDSLFPYEPHINCCLAGKTMLTLTHHKKLVRAMAPHPKENCFTSASADNIKKFNLPKGEFLHNMLSQQKTIINAMWLSMRWVCWPQEVTMAVFGSGIGRVITIFSKPKQLYNLAHWIVKLESMLHATT